Proteins from a genomic interval of Pseudomonas silesiensis:
- the prpF gene encoding 2-methylaconitate cis-trans isomerase PrpF: MAHAATFPKQIRIPATYMRGGTSKGVFFSLKDLPEAAQIPGPARDALLLRVIGSPDPYDKQIDGMGGATSSTSKTVILSKSIKADHDVDYLFGQVSIDKPFVDWSGNCGNLSAAVGSFAISNGLVDASRIPHNGVAVVRVWQANIGKTIIAHVPITNGEVQETGDFELDGVTFPAAEVQVEFMDPAAEEEGGGGSMFPTGNLVDDLEVPGVGTFKATMINAGIPTIFVNAEDIGYTGTELQGAINGDPKALLMFETIRAYGALRMGLIKDLDEAAKRQHTPKVAFVAKPADYVASSGKAIAAGDVDLLVRALSMGKLHHAMMGTAAVAIGTAAAISGTLVNLAAGGIERNAVRFGHPSGTLRVGAEASLVNGEWTVNKAIMSRSARVLMEGYVRVPGDSF; this comes from the coding sequence ATGGCTCACGCAGCTACTTTTCCAAAGCAAATAAGGATACCCGCCACCTACATGCGTGGCGGCACCAGCAAAGGCGTGTTCTTCAGTCTGAAAGACTTGCCTGAAGCCGCACAGATTCCCGGCCCCGCTCGCGATGCGCTGTTACTGCGCGTGATCGGCAGCCCCGACCCCTACGATAAGCAAATCGACGGCATGGGTGGCGCGACCTCCAGCACCAGCAAAACCGTGATCCTGTCGAAAAGCATCAAGGCCGATCACGACGTCGATTACCTGTTCGGCCAGGTCTCCATCGACAAGCCATTCGTCGACTGGAGCGGCAACTGCGGCAACCTGTCGGCGGCGGTCGGTTCGTTTGCCATCAGCAACGGCCTGGTGGACGCCAGCCGCATCCCGCACAACGGCGTGGCCGTGGTTCGGGTGTGGCAGGCCAACATCGGCAAGACCATCATCGCCCATGTGCCGATCACCAACGGTGAGGTGCAGGAAACCGGCGACTTCGAACTCGACGGCGTGACCTTCCCGGCCGCCGAAGTGCAAGTCGAATTCATGGACCCGGCAGCGGAAGAAGAGGGTGGCGGTGGTTCGATGTTCCCCACCGGCAACCTGGTGGATGACCTGGAAGTGCCCGGGGTCGGGACCTTCAAGGCGACCATGATCAATGCCGGTATTCCGACTATCTTCGTCAATGCCGAAGACATCGGTTACACCGGCACCGAGCTGCAGGGCGCGATCAACGGCGATCCGAAAGCGCTGCTGATGTTTGAAACCATTCGGGCGTATGGCGCGCTACGTATGGGCTTGATCAAGGATCTGGACGAAGCGGCCAAGCGTCAGCACACGCCCAAGGTGGCGTTCGTGGCCAAGCCGGCGGATTACGTGGCGTCCAGCGGCAAGGCGATTGCGGCGGGTGATGTCGACCTGCTGGTGCGTGCGCTGTCCATGGGCAAGCTGCACCACGCGATGATGGGCACGGCGGCGGTGGCAATCGGTACGGCTGCAGCGATCTCCGGCACCCTGGTGAACCTCGCCGCGGGCGGTATCGAACGCAACGCCGTGCGCTTCGGTCATCCGTCCGGCACCTTGCGTGTGGGCGCCGAGGCCAGTCTGGTCAACGGTGAATGGACCGTGAACAAGGCCATCATGAGCCGCAGCGCACGGGTGTTGATGGAAGGCTACGTCCGCGTGCCGGGCGACTCCTTCTAA
- the acnD gene encoding Fe/S-dependent 2-methylisocitrate dehydratase AcnD, with protein MNTEFRKPLPGSHLDYFDVRAAVEAIQPGAYDTLPYTSRVLAENLVRRCDPATLTESLKQFIERKRDLDFPWFPARVVCHDILGQTALVDLAGLRDAIALQGGDPAQVNPVVPTQLIVDHSLAVERGGFDPEAFEKNRAIEDRRNEDRFHFINWTKKAFKNVDVIPPGNGIMHQINLEKMSPVIQVRDGVAFPDTCVGTDSHTPHVDALGVIAIGVGGLEAESVMLGRASWMRLPESVGVELTGKLQPGITATDMVLALTEFLRQQKVVGAWLEFFGEGASALTLGDRATISNMAPEYGATAAMFYIDQQTIDYLKLTGREDEQVQLVENYAKTTGLWADSLKNAQYERGLTFDLSSVVRNMAGPSNPHARVATSDLAAQGISGQWTEVPGQMPDGAVIIAAITSCTNTSNPRNVIAAGLLARNANKLGLTRKPWVKSSLAPGSKTVALYLDEAGLTSELEQLGFGIVAFACTTCNGMSGALDPVIQQEIIDRDLYATAVLSGNRNFDGRIHPYAKNAFLASPPLVVAYAIAGTIRFDIEKDVLGVVDGKEIRLKDIWPSDEEIDAVVKASVKPEQFRQVYIPMFAIHEDTGPKVTPLYDWREMSTYIRRPPYWEGALAGARPLKGMRPLAVLPDNITTDHLSPSNAIMLDSAAGEYLAKMGLPEEDFNSYATHRGDHLTAQRATFANPKLFNEMVQENGKVKQGSLARVEPEGKVMRMWEAIETYMERKQPLIIIAGADYGQGSSRDWAAKGVRLAGVEAIAAEGFERIHRTNLVGMGVLPLEFKPGTDRHTLNIDGSETYDVIGERTPRAKLTLVINRKNGERVEVPVTCRLDTAEEVSIYEAGGVLQRFAQDFLEESAVAV; from the coding sequence ATGAACACTGAATTCCGCAAACCGCTGCCCGGCAGCCATCTGGATTACTTCGACGTCCGTGCGGCTGTCGAGGCCATCCAGCCCGGCGCCTACGACACTCTGCCGTACACCTCCCGCGTGCTGGCGGAAAACCTGGTGCGTCGCTGTGACCCGGCCACGCTCACCGAATCCCTGAAGCAATTCATCGAGCGCAAACGCGACCTCGATTTCCCATGGTTCCCGGCCCGCGTGGTGTGCCACGACATTCTCGGCCAGACCGCCCTGGTGGACCTTGCCGGCCTGCGTGACGCCATCGCCCTGCAAGGCGGCGACCCGGCGCAGGTGAACCCGGTGGTGCCGACGCAATTGATCGTCGACCATTCCCTGGCCGTTGAACGCGGAGGCTTCGATCCGGAAGCGTTCGAGAAGAACCGCGCCATCGAAGACCGTCGCAACGAAGACCGCTTCCACTTCATCAACTGGACCAAAAAAGCCTTCAAGAACGTGGATGTGATTCCGCCGGGCAACGGCATCATGCACCAGATCAACCTGGAGAAAATGTCTCCGGTGATCCAGGTGCGTGATGGCGTGGCCTTTCCCGACACCTGCGTCGGCACCGACAGCCACACCCCGCATGTCGATGCGCTGGGCGTGATTGCCATCGGCGTCGGTGGCCTGGAAGCCGAGAGCGTGATGCTCGGCCGCGCGTCGTGGATGCGTCTGCCGGAAAGCGTCGGCGTCGAACTGACCGGCAAGTTGCAACCGGGCATCACTGCCACTGACATGGTGCTGGCGCTGACCGAGTTCCTGCGCCAGCAAAAAGTCGTCGGGGCCTGGCTGGAGTTCTTCGGCGAAGGCGCTTCCGCGCTGACCCTCGGCGACCGCGCGACCATTTCCAACATGGCCCCGGAGTACGGTGCCACTGCGGCGATGTTCTACATCGACCAGCAAACCATCGACTACCTCAAGCTCACCGGTCGTGAAGACGAGCAGGTGCAGTTGGTCGAGAACTACGCCAAGACCACAGGTCTGTGGGCTGACAGCTTGAAGAATGCGCAATACGAGCGCGGGTTGACCTTCGACTTGTCCTCGGTGGTGCGCAACATGGCCGGCCCGAGCAACCCGCACGCCCGCGTCGCCACCTCGGATCTCGCGGCTCAAGGCATCTCCGGTCAGTGGACCGAAGTGCCCGGCCAGATGCCGGACGGCGCAGTGATCATCGCCGCCATCACCAGTTGCACCAACACCAGCAACCCGCGCAACGTCATCGCCGCCGGCCTGCTGGCGCGCAATGCCAACAAGCTTGGGTTGACCCGCAAACCTTGGGTCAAGTCGTCCCTGGCGCCGGGTTCGAAAACCGTGGCGCTGTACCTCGACGAGGCCGGCCTGACCAGCGAGCTGGAACAACTCGGTTTCGGCATCGTCGCCTTCGCTTGCACGACGTGCAACGGCATGTCCGGCGCGCTGGACCCGGTGATCCAGCAAGAGATCATCGACCGCGACCTGTACGCCACTGCGGTGTTGTCCGGTAACCGCAACTTCGACGGCCGGATTCACCCGTACGCCAAGAATGCGTTCCTCGCTTCGCCGCCGCTGGTCGTGGCTTACGCCATCGCCGGGACCATCCGTTTCGACATCGAAAAAGACGTGTTGGGTGTGGTCGACGGTAAGGAAATCCGCCTGAAAGACATCTGGCCGAGCGACGAAGAAATCGACGCAGTGGTCAAGGCATCGGTCAAACCTGAACAGTTCCGCCAGGTCTACATCCCGATGTTCGCCATCCATGAAGACACCGGGCCGAAAGTGACCCCGCTGTACGACTGGCGCGAAATGAGCACCTATATCCGCCGTCCGCCGTACTGGGAAGGCGCACTGGCCGGCGCACGTCCGCTCAAGGGCATGCGTCCGCTGGCGGTGCTGCCGGACAACATCACCACCGATCACCTGTCGCCTTCCAACGCGATCATGCTCGACAGCGCTGCTGGCGAATACCTGGCGAAAATGGGCCTGCCGGAAGAAGACTTCAACTCGTACGCGACCCACCGTGGCGACCACTTGACTGCGCAGCGCGCGACTTTCGCCAACCCGAAACTGTTCAACGAAATGGTCCAGGAAAACGGCAAGGTCAAGCAGGGTTCTTTGGCCCGCGTCGAGCCGGAAGGCAAAGTGATGCGCATGTGGGAAGCCATCGAAACCTACATGGAACGCAAGCAGCCGCTGATCATCATCGCCGGCGCCGACTACGGTCAGGGTTCGTCCCGGGACTGGGCGGCCAAGGGCGTGCGCCTGGCGGGTGTGGAAGCGATTGCGGCCGAAGGTTTCGAGCGCATCCACCGCACCAACCTGGTGGGCATGGGCGTGTTGCCGCTGGAGTTCAAACCGGGCACCGACCGCCACACGCTGAACATCGATGGCAGCGAAACCTATGACGTGATCGGCGAACGCACCCCACGTGCCAAGCTGACGCTGGTGATCAACCGCAAGAACGGCGAACGCGTCGAAGTGCCGGTGACCTGCCGTCTCGACACCGCCGAAGAAGTGTCGATCTACGAGGCCGGCGGCGTGCTGCAACGCTTCGCCCAGGACTTCCTCGAAGAATCGGCGGTCGCCGTTTAA
- the prpC gene encoding bifunctional 2-methylcitrate synthase/citrate synthase gives MAEAKVLSGAGLRGQVAGQTALSTVGQSGAGLTYRGYDVRELAADAQFEEVAYLLLYGELPTQAQLAAYISKLGKLRDLPQALKEVLERIPVDAHPMDVMRTGCSFLGNIEPENDFSEQHDKTDRLLAAFPAIMCYWYRFSHEGKRIDCVSDEQTIGGHFLHLLHDKKPSELHVKVMNVSLILYAEHEFNASTFAARVCASTLSDLFSCVTAAIGTLRGPLHGGANEAAMEMIERFSSPEEAIKGTLGMLERKDKIMGFGHAIYKENDPRNEVIKAWSKKLADEVGDTVLFPVSEAIDKTMWEQKKLFPNADFYHASTYHFMGIPTKLFTPIFVCSRLTGWAAHVFEQRANNRIIRPSAEYTGVEQRKFVPIEQR, from the coding sequence ATGGCCGAAGCAAAAGTACTCAGTGGCGCCGGGCTCCGTGGCCAGGTTGCCGGGCAAACCGCCCTGTCCACCGTGGGCCAGTCGGGCGCAGGCCTGACCTATCGCGGCTACGACGTTCGCGAACTGGCGGCTGACGCCCAATTCGAAGAAGTGGCCTACCTGCTGCTGTACGGCGAACTGCCGACCCAAGCACAACTCGCCGCCTACATCAGCAAACTGGGCAAGCTGCGCGACCTGCCGCAAGCCTTGAAAGAAGTGCTGGAACGCATCCCCGTCGACGCCCACCCGATGGACGTGATGCGCACCGGTTGCTCGTTCCTGGGCAACATCGAACCGGAGAACGACTTCTCCGAACAGCATGACAAGACCGACCGCCTGCTGGCCGCGTTCCCGGCGATCATGTGCTACTGGTATCGCTTCAGCCACGAGGGCAAGCGCATCGACTGCGTGAGCGACGAGCAAACCATCGGCGGTCACTTCCTGCACCTGCTGCACGACAAGAAGCCGAGCGAGTTGCACGTCAAGGTGATGAACGTTTCGCTGATCCTCTATGCGGAACACGAATTCAACGCCTCGACCTTCGCCGCGCGGGTTTGCGCCTCGACGCTGTCTGATCTGTTTTCCTGCGTCACGGCGGCGATCGGTACTTTGCGCGGTCCGCTGCACGGCGGCGCCAACGAAGCGGCGATGGAAATGATCGAACGTTTCAGTTCGCCGGAGGAAGCGATCAAGGGCACCCTCGGCATGCTCGAGCGCAAGGACAAGATCATGGGCTTCGGTCACGCGATCTATAAGGAAAACGATCCGCGCAACGAGGTGATCAAGGCCTGGTCGAAGAAACTCGCTGACGAAGTGGGCGACACGGTGCTGTTCCCGGTCTCCGAAGCCATCGACAAGACCATGTGGGAGCAGAAGAAACTGTTCCCGAACGCCGACTTCTACCATGCGTCGACGTATCACTTCATGGGCATTCCAACCAAGTTGTTCACTCCGATATTCGTCTGCTCGCGCCTGACCGGCTGGGCGGCGCATGTGTTTGAGCAACGTGCCAACAACCGCATCATCCGCCCGAGCGCCGAGTACACCGGCGTCGAACAGCGCAAGTTCGTGCCAATCGAACAACGCTGA
- the prpB gene encoding methylisocitrate lyase, producing MSSNKSTPGQRFRDAVASEHPLQVVGAINANHALLAKRAGFKAIYLSGGGVAAGSLGVPDLGITGLDDVLTDVRRITDVCDLPLLVDVDTGFGSSAFNVARTVKSMIKFGAAAIHIEDQVGAKRCGHRPNKEIVSLQEMVDRIKAAVDARTDDSFVIMARTDALAVEGLESALERAEACIEAGADMIFPEAITELEMYKLFASRVKAPILANITEFGATPLYTTEQLAGADVSLVLYPLSAFRAMNKAAENVYTAIRRDGTQQNVIDTMQTRMELYDRIDYHTFEQKLDALFAAKK from the coding sequence ATGAGTTCCAACAAGAGCACTCCAGGCCAGCGTTTCCGCGATGCGGTCGCCAGCGAACATCCGCTGCAAGTCGTTGGCGCGATCAACGCCAACCACGCACTGCTGGCCAAGCGCGCCGGTTTCAAGGCTATCTATCTGTCCGGTGGCGGGGTGGCTGCAGGCTCCCTCGGCGTGCCGGACCTGGGCATTACCGGTCTCGATGACGTGCTGACCGATGTGCGTCGCATCACCGACGTCTGCGACCTGCCGCTGCTGGTGGACGTGGACACCGGTTTCGGCTCCTCGGCGTTCAACGTGGCGCGCACCGTCAAGTCGATGATCAAGTTCGGCGCGGCGGCGATCCACATCGAAGACCAGGTCGGCGCCAAGCGCTGCGGCCACCGTCCTAATAAAGAGATCGTGTCGCTGCAGGAAATGGTCGACCGCATCAAGGCCGCCGTCGATGCCCGCACCGATGACAGCTTCGTGATCATGGCCCGCACCGACGCCCTGGCGGTGGAAGGACTGGAATCGGCCCTGGAGCGCGCTGAAGCGTGCATCGAAGCCGGTGCCGACATGATCTTCCCGGAAGCCATCACCGAACTTGAGATGTACAAGCTGTTCGCCAGCCGCGTGAAAGCGCCGATCCTGGCCAACATCACCGAGTTCGGCGCGACGCCGCTGTACACCACCGAACAGCTCGCAGGCGCCGATGTGTCGCTGGTGCTGTACCCGCTGTCGGCGTTCCGTGCGATGAACAAGGCCGCGGAAAACGTCTACACCGCCATCCGCCGCGATGGCACGCAGCAGAATGTCATCGACACCATGCAGACCCGCATGGAGCTTTACGATCGCATCGACTACCACACCTTCGAGCAGAAGCTCGATGCGTTGTTTGCCGCGAAGAAGTAA
- a CDS encoding GntR family transcriptional regulator encodes MLDQPDPPVIVQDDSETLSENVFRRIQAAIVKGEIAPGSKISEPELARTYGISRGPLREAIHRLEGQRLLVRIPHVGARVVSLNHAELLELYEIRESLEGMACRLAAERMTLEEIDELRRVLETHERDAAFQAGVGYYQQEGDFDFHYRIIQGSGNRTLTQMLCGELYQLVRMYRIQFSTTPNRPRQAFAEHHRILDAIADRDGELAELLMRRHIGASKRNIARHYQDGVNPTATERGES; translated from the coding sequence ATGCTGGACCAACCCGATCCGCCGGTCATTGTGCAAGACGATTCGGAAACACTTTCCGAGAATGTCTTCCGACGCATTCAGGCGGCCATCGTCAAAGGCGAAATCGCCCCGGGCAGCAAGATCTCCGAGCCGGAGCTGGCGCGCACCTACGGCATCAGCCGCGGCCCGTTGCGTGAGGCAATCCACCGCCTGGAAGGCCAGCGCCTGTTGGTGCGCATACCGCACGTCGGCGCACGGGTGGTGTCGCTCAACCATGCCGAGCTGCTGGAGCTCTACGAAATCCGCGAGTCCCTCGAAGGCATGGCTTGCCGTCTGGCGGCCGAACGCATGACCCTCGAAGAAATCGACGAACTGCGCCGGGTCCTCGAAACCCACGAGCGCGATGCGGCGTTTCAGGCGGGTGTCGGCTACTACCAGCAGGAAGGCGATTTCGACTTCCATTACCGAATCATCCAGGGCAGCGGCAACCGCACCCTGACCCAGATGCTCTGCGGCGAGCTCTATCAACTGGTGCGCATGTACCGCATCCAGTTTTCGACCACGCCCAATCGGCCGCGCCAGGCCTTTGCCGAGCACCACCGGATTCTCGACGCCATCGCCGACCGTGACGGTGAGCTGGCCGAGTTGTTGATGCGCCGCCACATCGGCGCCTCCAAACGCAATATCGCCCGTCACTACCAGGACGGCGTTAACCCGACAGCCACTGAACGAGGTGAGTCATGA
- a CDS encoding ATP-dependent zinc protease: MRLKPFPAFLFMLCLPGYAAAGEKTVYGLNEYASLNGINLEVAAKLDTGAKTASLSARDIKRFKRNGESWVRFYLAIDAAHSHPIERPLARVSKIKRRAGDYDPEAGKKYTARPVIELDICMGSALRSIEVNLTDRSAFQYPLLIGSEALKRFDALVDPSLKYAAGKPACATDAHTAE, encoded by the coding sequence ATGAGACTCAAGCCCTTCCCCGCATTCCTCTTTATGCTCTGCCTGCCCGGTTATGCCGCGGCGGGGGAAAAAACCGTGTACGGCCTCAACGAGTACGCCTCGCTGAACGGCATCAACCTGGAAGTCGCCGCCAAACTCGACACCGGAGCGAAAACCGCCTCCCTGAGTGCCCGCGACATCAAACGCTTCAAACGCAATGGCGAGTCCTGGGTGCGCTTTTACCTGGCCATCGACGCCGCCCATTCGCACCCGATCGAACGGCCGCTGGCCCGGGTCAGCAAGATCAAGCGCAGGGCCGGCGACTACGATCCGGAAGCAGGCAAGAAGTACACCGCCCGTCCGGTGATCGAGCTCGATATCTGCATGGGTTCGGCTTTACGCAGCATCGAAGTGAACTTGACCGACCGAAGCGCCTTCCAATACCCGCTCTTGATCGGCTCCGAAGCCCTGAAACGCTTCGATGCGCTGGTCGACCCCAGCCTTAAATACGCTGCTGGCAAACCCGCCTGCGCCACCGACGCACATACCGCAGAGTAA
- a CDS encoding inactive transglutaminase family protein — MRSLTLHLKFLITILVVLGISVTAYQIFVLGIPVTEDATDDLWNIDAKVEFVASTKDPVKIQMFVPPLSRDYVSLNESFISNNYGVAVNRVDGNRKVTWSARRAKGNQTLYYRLVLTKRYSGEKLKIKGPTFRDSIAVEGPEKIAAEALLAPIRQHSADVETFIGEAIKRVNNLNDDNVKLLLGGDPSVGHKAKIVELLLSIAHVPVEKVHTIRLVADQPQTPELWLRSFNGTDWLYFNPETGEQGLPTDRLLWWTGDENLITVDGGKKATVTFSMNNSEMNAIRLAKLTDENTDANFLEYSLYGLPLQTQQTFMIMVMIPIGVLVILILRNLIGIQTLGTFTPVLIALAFRETQLGFGIVLFTIITALGLSLRSYLEHLKLQMLPRLSVVLTFVVVLIATISLLSHKLGLERGLSVALFPMVILTMTIERLSITWEERGGGHAMKVAIGTLFAAALAHLIMSVPELVYFVFTFPAILLILVGFMLAMGRYRGYRLTELVRFKAFLKKADA; from the coding sequence ATGCGCTCTCTTACCCTCCACCTGAAATTCCTGATCACCATCCTGGTGGTGCTGGGCATTTCAGTTACGGCCTACCAGATCTTTGTGCTCGGCATTCCCGTGACCGAAGACGCCACCGACGACCTGTGGAACATCGACGCCAAGGTCGAGTTCGTCGCCAGCACCAAGGACCCGGTCAAGATCCAGATGTTCGTGCCGCCGCTGAGCCGCGATTACGTCAGCCTGAACGAGAGTTTCATCTCCAATAACTATGGCGTGGCGGTGAATCGGGTTGACGGCAATCGCAAGGTCACCTGGTCGGCGCGTCGGGCCAAGGGCAACCAGACCCTCTATTACCGCCTGGTGCTGACCAAGCGTTACAGCGGCGAGAAATTGAAGATCAAGGGCCCGACTTTCCGCGACAGCATTGCCGTAGAAGGCCCGGAAAAAATCGCCGCCGAAGCCCTGCTCGCGCCGATCCGCCAGCACTCGGCCGACGTCGAGACCTTCATCGGCGAAGCCATCAAGCGCGTCAATAACCTCAACGATGACAATGTGAAGTTGCTGCTGGGGGGCGATCCATCCGTCGGGCATAAAGCGAAAATCGTCGAATTGCTGCTGTCCATCGCCCACGTGCCGGTGGAAAAGGTCCACACCATTCGCCTGGTGGCCGACCAGCCGCAAACCCCGGAACTCTGGCTGCGTAGCTTCAACGGCACCGACTGGCTGTACTTCAACCCGGAAACCGGCGAGCAGGGCCTGCCGACCGACCGCCTGCTGTGGTGGACCGGCGACGAAAACCTGATCACCGTCGACGGCGGCAAGAAGGCTACTGTGACCTTCAGCATGAACAACAGCGAAATGAACGCCATTCGCCTGGCCAAGCTGACGGACGAAAACACCGACGCCAACTTCCTCGAATACTCGTTGTACGGTCTGCCGCTGCAAACCCAGCAGACCTTCATGATCATGGTGATGATCCCGATCGGCGTCCTGGTGATCCTGATCCTGCGCAACCTGATCGGCATCCAGACCCTGGGCACCTTCACCCCGGTACTGATCGCCCTGGCCTTCCGCGAAACCCAGCTGGGCTTCGGCATCGTGCTGTTTACCATCATCACGGCATTGGGCCTGTCGCTGCGTTCCTACCTTGAACACCTGAAGCTGCAAATGCTGCCGAGGCTGTCGGTGGTGCTGACCTTCGTGGTGGTGCTGATCGCGACGATCAGCCTGCTCAGCCATAAACTCGGCCTCGAACGCGGGTTGTCGGTCGCGCTGTTCCCGATGGTGATTCTGACCATGACCATCGAACGCCTGTCGATCACCTGGGAAGAGCGCGGCGGTGGCCATGCCATGAAAGTGGCGATCGGTACGTTGTTCGCCGCAGCCCTGGCGCACCTGATCATGAGCGTTCCGGAACTGGTGTACTTCGTGTTCACCTTCCCGGCGATCCTGTTGATCCTGGTGGGTTTCATGCTGGCCATGGGTCGCTATCGCGGCTACCGCCTGACTGAACTGGTGCGCTTCAAGGCCTTCCTGAAGAAGGCTGACGCCTGA
- a CDS encoding alpha-L-glutamate ligase-like protein has translation MFGLWKTWKALEARGIMGINRRNADYVLKYNKRSLYPIVDDKIITKERAIAAGIHVPELYGVISTEKEIDNLDEIIGGRNDFVVKPAQGAGGDGILVIADRFEGRYRTVSGKIISHEEIEHQISSILTGLYSLGGHRDRALIEYRVTPDQIFKSISYEGVPDIRIIVLMGYPVMAMLRLPTRQSGGKANLHQGAIGVGVDLATGLTLRGTWLNNIITKHPDTTNAVDGVQLPYWDGFMKLAAGCYELCGLGYIGVDMVLDQEKGPLILELNARPGLNIQIANDCGLTLRTHAVEARLESLKARGISETVEERVEFVQEMFGHIPGVEG, from the coding sequence ATGTTCGGCCTCTGGAAGACCTGGAAGGCCCTGGAAGCCCGGGGCATCATGGGGATCAATCGGCGCAACGCGGACTATGTGCTCAAGTACAACAAGCGCAGCCTGTACCCGATCGTCGATGACAAGATCATCACCAAGGAGCGCGCCATCGCCGCCGGCATTCATGTGCCGGAATTGTATGGCGTGATCTCCACCGAGAAGGAAATCGATAACCTCGACGAGATCATCGGCGGGCGCAACGACTTCGTGGTGAAACCGGCCCAGGGTGCCGGCGGTGACGGCATCCTGGTGATTGCCGACCGCTTCGAGGGGCGCTACCGCACGGTGTCCGGCAAGATCATCAGCCACGAGGAAATCGAGCACCAGATTTCCAGCATCCTGACCGGCCTTTATTCGCTGGGCGGTCATCGCGACCGGGCGCTGATCGAATACCGCGTGACCCCGGACCAGATCTTCAAGAGCATCAGCTACGAAGGCGTGCCGGACATCCGCATCATCGTGCTGATGGGCTACCCGGTCATGGCCATGCTGCGCTTGCCGACCCGTCAGTCCGGCGGCAAGGCCAACCTGCACCAGGGCGCCATCGGCGTCGGCGTCGACCTCGCCACCGGCCTGACCCTGCGCGGCACCTGGCTGAACAACATCATCACCAAACACCCGGACACCACCAACGCGGTGGACGGCGTGCAACTGCCCTATTGGGACGGCTTCATGAAACTGGCCGCCGGCTGTTATGAGCTGTGCGGGCTGGGCTACATCGGGGTCGACATGGTGCTGGACCAGGAAAAAGGCCCACTGATCCTTGAGCTCAACGCCCGTCCCGGGTTGAACATTCAGATTGCCAATGATTGCGGCCTGACGTTGCGTACCCATGCCGTTGAAGCGCGGCTTGAATCATTGAAGGCCCGCGGGATCAGTGAAACGGTTGAAGAACGGGTGGAGTTTGTCCAGGAGATGTTCGGGCATATACCCGGGGTCGAGGGCTGA